In the genome of Cryptomeria japonica chromosome 8, Sugi_1.0, whole genome shotgun sequence, one region contains:
- the LOC131055121 gene encoding uncharacterized protein LOC131055121 → MATNNTQIQPQIPIFNGKNYEFWAIKMKTLFFSQDIWDLVEKGFAEPHDDAAYQRLQQAEKDQLKDNRKKDAKALFLIQQAMDESIFPKVSIATRSKKAWETLEIAYQGNTKVKVAKLQSLRRNFENLQMKESEFVDQFMNQVLNIVNQIRSNGEELKDQKVNENLLKSLPSKFDSIVVAIEESKDLSQLSLDELIGSLLTHESRLNRNNNTSFENAFRAQSSPGKGRGRSNSRGRGRGRGGQMNTNQGERTNQSNQFEKPGANYSDVSDNNSGGLFITCNVVQESSKDVWFSDSSCSNHMTSNRELFSNLDDSMKSEIKLGNDTVVSLMGKGVINVLTKNGEKRFIPNVYYVPGLKHILMSVGQLIEKGYRVLFKNDVCTILDRNRSDGLIAKVQMTKNRMFPLQMYGIEEANFKVEILDQTWLWHLRDQGIKK, encoded by the exons ATGGCAACAAATAATACTCAAATTCAGCCTCAAATTCCAATCTTCAATGGTAAGAATTATGAGTTTTGGGCAATTAAAATGAAGACTTTGTTTTTCTCACAAGATATTTGGGATTTGGTAGAGAAAGGTTTTGCAGAACCACATGATGATGCAGCTTATCAGAGATTACAACAAGCAGAAAAAGATCAGCTTAAAGATAATAGAAAAAAGGATGCAAAAGCCCTGTTTTTAATTCAGCAAGCAATGGATGAGTCAATCTTTCCTAAGGTTTCGATAGCAACAAGATCCAAGAAAGCATGGGAAACTCTAGAGATAGCCTATCAAGGTAATACAAAGGTGAAAGTGGCTAAATTACAATCTCTTaggagaaattttgaaaatttgcaaaTGAAAGAATCTGAGTTTGTAGACCAATTTATGAATCAAGTATTGAATATTGTGAATCAAATTAGATCTAATGGAGAAGAATTAAAAGATCAAAAGGTGAATGAAAATCTTCTCAAGAGTTTGCCTAGTAAATTTGACTCTATAGTTGTAGCAATTGAAGAATCAAAAGATTTGTCACAGTTATCATTAGATGAGTTAATAGGCTCTTTATTAACACACGAATCCAGATTGAATAGAAACAATAATACCTCTTTTGAGAATGCTTTCAGAGCACAGAGTTCACcaggaaaaggaagaggaagatcaaattccagaggaagaggaagaggccgAGGTGGACAGATGAATACAAATCAAGGAGAAAGGACCAATCAGTCCAATC AATTTGAGAAACCTGGAGCAAATTATTCAGATGTATCTGATAATAATTCAGGTGGTTTATTTATAACATGCAATGTGGTACAAGAAAGCTCTAAGGATGTATGGTTTTCAGATAGTAGTTGTAGTAACCACATGACTAGTAATAGAGaactattttctaatttggatgatTCTATGAAATCTGAAATAAAATTGGGAAATGATACTGTAGTATCTCTAATGGGGAAAGGTGTCATAAATGTGTTgactaaaaatggagaaaaaaggtTTATTCCTAATGTTTATTATGTGCCTGGATTAAAACACATTCtaatgagtgttggtcaattaattgaaaaaggATATAGAGTTCTCTTTAAGAATGATGTTTGCACAATCTTAGATAGAAATCGTAGTGATGGGTTGATTGCCAAGGTCCAAATGACCAAGAACAGGATGTTTCCCCTTCAGATGTATGGAATAGAGGAGGCTAATTTCAAGGTAGAAATTTTAGACCAGACATGGCTCTGGCATTTGAG aGATCAGGGGATCAAGAAATAA